The genomic segment ACCTTTCCACACAAAAATACAGTAGTAATGTGGTGGAGAATTGTTTGAAGAACACAACATCAGACGAACGTGAAAGCATCATCCGCGAACTGCTTTGGAGTccaaatatattagatattttcgTAGATCTCTACGGAAACTATGTTATGCAAACTGCTCTATCAGTCGCCAAGGTACTGTGTCATATTTTCTCTACTGTTCTtcaatgagattttcttttctt from the Ananas comosus cultivar F153 unplaced genomic scaffold, ASM154086v1, whole genome shotgun sequence genome contains:
- the LOC109705499 gene encoding pumilio homolog 12-like; the protein is NYLVQHLLEKRIWPLTSGILQTLRGHFANLSTQKYSSNVVENCLKNTTSDERESIIRELLWSPNILDIFVDLYGNYVMQTALSVAKGGVHKELLDVLKKNLPTLTQQG